A region from the Saccharomonospora azurea NA-128 genome encodes:
- a CDS encoding DUF5313 family protein has protein sequence MAGQLRRPSPHLWLWYALGGRLPDRYREWVLHDVTSKTWLWRHGARTTFLVGPLSALWLLLPGPLWLRLCLVLLAVLVGYFYSFAFAEENVEHRLTKHGYSYGAGRRLRAAARAEAEADVRERYLARYRQSE, from the coding sequence ATGGCAGGTCAGCTTCGCCGTCCCAGCCCGCATCTGTGGTTGTGGTACGCCCTCGGCGGGCGACTCCCCGACCGGTACCGGGAATGGGTGCTGCACGACGTCACGAGCAAGACCTGGCTCTGGCGGCACGGAGCGCGCACGACCTTCCTCGTCGGCCCACTGAGCGCCCTGTGGCTCCTCCTGCCCGGCCCGCTCTGGCTGCGCCTCTGCCTCGTCCTCCTGGCAGTACTCGTGGGCTACTTCTACTCGTTCGCCTTCGCCGAGGAGAACGTCGAGCATCGCCTCACCAAGCACGGCTACAGCTACGGCGCGGGCAGGCGACTGCGTGCCGCCGCCAGGGCCGAGGCCGAGGCCGACGTCCGGGAACGCTACCTCGCCCGCTACCGCCAGTCGGAGTGA
- a CDS encoding DUF3040 domain-containing protein yields the protein MSLNEERLNSLKQLESELRADDPRLDRSLRRMVGSGAVASRSPPPRNPSTQAWLPASVSRISTASSLRCVSGSMRSSGG from the coding sequence ATGTCGCTGAACGAGGAGAGACTGAACAGTCTCAAGCAGCTGGAATCGGAGCTGCGGGCGGACGATCCGCGACTCGACCGCTCACTACGCCGCATGGTGGGTTCCGGGGCGGTGGCATCGCGCTCGCCACCGCCCCGGAACCCGTCGACTCAGGCCTGGTTACCCGCCTCGGTGAGCAGGATCTCCACCGCCTCGTCGTTGCGCTGCGTCTCGGGCTCGATGCGCTCGTCGGGCGGGTAG
- a CDS encoding M14 family metallopeptidase, with protein sequence MGTLRRGITAAAGLLLLATAVPAGAAPHESGRGLYEVRGTDSAERTTIAQAGVDVWGTHDGTLTFAAEPAQAQALRGRGLDVEKVGDVDELLVERSPGVRAAADEFPAGDEGYHTYGELTEVLEQAVADHGDIASLSSVGDSHEGRALHLIKISDNVAQDEDEPEVLFTCNQHAREHLTTEMCLRIVERFTDEYGSDPTVTELVDSREIYVIPTVNPDGAEYDIEGGRYKGWRKNRQDSGTDLNRNWGYEWGCCGGSSGSPSSETYRGPSAFSAPETTAVASFVDSRVVGGAQQITAHIDFHSYSELVLWPYGYTYDDSNDTMSPEEAKRFQEVGEALAASNGYTPQQSSDLYITDGSINDWMWAEHGILSLTFEMYPAGGGGLDGFYPPDERIEPETQRNDEAVEILLTEAGNQA encoded by the coding sequence ATGGGCACACTACGTCGGGGAATCACCGCAGCAGCGGGACTGCTACTACTCGCCACGGCCGTGCCGGCGGGCGCGGCGCCACACGAGTCCGGTCGTGGTCTGTACGAGGTGCGCGGGACGGACAGCGCCGAACGGACCACCATCGCGCAGGCCGGTGTCGACGTGTGGGGGACGCACGACGGCACCCTGACCTTCGCCGCGGAGCCCGCGCAGGCGCAGGCGTTGCGCGGTCGGGGACTCGACGTCGAGAAGGTCGGCGACGTCGACGAGTTGCTGGTCGAGCGCAGCCCGGGTGTCCGCGCTGCGGCCGACGAGTTCCCCGCCGGGGACGAGGGCTACCACACCTACGGCGAGCTCACCGAGGTGCTGGAGCAGGCGGTGGCCGACCACGGCGACATCGCCTCGCTGTCGAGCGTGGGCGACTCGCACGAGGGGCGCGCGCTGCACCTGATCAAGATCAGCGACAACGTGGCGCAGGACGAGGACGAGCCCGAAGTGCTGTTCACGTGCAACCAGCACGCCCGGGAGCACCTGACCACGGAGATGTGCCTGCGCATCGTCGAACGCTTCACCGACGAGTACGGCAGCGACCCGACGGTCACCGAGCTGGTCGACAGCCGCGAGATCTACGTGATCCCGACGGTCAACCCGGACGGCGCGGAGTACGACATCGAGGGCGGCCGCTACAAGGGCTGGCGCAAGAACCGGCAGGACAGCGGCACCGACCTCAACCGCAACTGGGGCTATGAGTGGGGTTGCTGCGGCGGCTCCAGCGGATCGCCGTCGAGCGAGACCTACCGGGGCCCGTCGGCGTTCTCGGCGCCCGAGACGACGGCCGTCGCGTCGTTCGTCGACTCCCGGGTCGTCGGTGGCGCCCAGCAGATCACGGCGCACATCGACTTCCACTCCTACTCCGAGCTGGTGCTCTGGCCCTACGGCTACACCTACGACGACTCGAACGACACGATGTCGCCCGAGGAGGCGAAGCGTTTCCAGGAGGTCGGCGAGGCACTCGCGGCGAGCAACGGCTACACGCCGCAGCAGTCCAGCGACCTCTACATCACCGACGGCTCGATCAACGACTGGATGTGGGCCGAGCACGGCATCCTCAGTCTGACCTTCGAGATGTACCCGGCCGGTGGTGGTGGTCTGGACGGGTTCTACCCGCCCGACGAGCGCATCGAGCCCGAGACGCAGCGCAACGACGAGGCGGTGGAGATCCTGCTCACCGAGGCGGGTAACCAGGCCTGA
- a CDS encoding peptidoglycan-binding protein: protein MCESCEGVDLNDPEQRGGGVSRRALLVGTGLGLGLGVLGVGLPAAQAATAKNGKWCNPALGYFPNGGHFGAPRGGVSHAGQDVTNSTGTGVYAAAAGTVIRRQWGGGLTGRTGNGIVLSHGSGLYTYYGHLNAYRVSLNQKVSAGQRIGDMGATGNVTGPHLHFETHNGSLGRVVNPVTFMSGRGVDLGGGWPALDSGASGQRVRAIQHLLNQRGYGLEVDGWLGPTSTNAVKRFQSASGLVADGQVGPKTWPKLVYSLQRGAGGNHVKGLQTALNKRSAGLLVDGDFGSVTNTAVRNFQSTNRLTVDGVAGPITWRALVG from the coding sequence ATGTGTGAGTCGTGCGAGGGCGTGGACCTGAACGACCCGGAGCAGCGTGGCGGCGGGGTGTCCAGGCGTGCGCTGCTGGTGGGCACGGGGCTCGGACTCGGGCTCGGCGTGCTGGGCGTCGGACTTCCCGCCGCGCAGGCCGCGACGGCGAAGAACGGGAAGTGGTGCAACCCCGCGCTCGGGTACTTCCCGAACGGCGGCCACTTCGGGGCCCCGCGTGGCGGCGTCTCCCACGCTGGGCAGGACGTCACGAACTCCACCGGCACCGGCGTGTACGCGGCCGCGGCGGGAACGGTGATCCGGCGGCAGTGGGGCGGTGGGCTCACGGGCCGCACCGGCAACGGCATCGTCCTCTCGCACGGCAGCGGCCTCTACACCTACTACGGACATCTCAACGCCTACCGGGTGTCCCTGAACCAGAAAGTGTCGGCCGGGCAGCGCATCGGCGACATGGGGGCCACGGGTAACGTCACCGGCCCCCACCTGCACTTCGAGACCCACAACGGGAGCTTGGGCAGGGTGGTCAACCCGGTGACGTTCATGTCCGGGCGAGGCGTCGACCTCGGCGGTGGATGGCCTGCGCTGGACTCCGGCGCGAGCGGCCAGCGGGTGCGGGCCATCCAGCACCTGCTCAACCAGCGCGGATACGGCCTCGAGGTCGACGGGTGGCTCGGGCCGACCAGCACGAACGCCGTGAAGCGCTTCCAGAGCGCGAGCGGCCTGGTCGCCGATGGCCAGGTGGGGCCGAAGACGTGGCCCAAGCTCGTCTACTCCCTGCAGCGAGGGGCCGGCGGCAACCACGTGAAGGGCCTGCAGACCGCGTTGAACAAGCGCAGTGCGGGGCTGCTGGTCGACGGTGACTTCGGCTCCGTCACCAACACCGCCGTCCGCAACTTCCAGAGCACGAACCGGTTGACCGTGGACGGCGTCGCGGGCCCGATCACCTGGCGCGCGCTCGTCGGCTGA
- a CDS encoding SAM-dependent methyltransferase has translation MTSTHRHESDPDQDTRSTAQFWDDFYAEKDTVWSGKPNALLVRQVADLPPGTVLDLGCGEGGDAIWLAQRGWRVTAVDVSDVALRRGAAHAKDAGVADAIDWQRHDLATSLPEGTFDLVSAQFLHSPVAEEGERETVLRRALSAVAPGGILLIGSHAGWPSWVESPPFDHRFPTVREVVDALELPDGWTVDVAEVVETELPDPEGRPGRRPDSVVRVRRDA, from the coding sequence ATGACATCGACGCACCGACACGAGTCGGATCCCGATCAGGACACGCGCTCCACCGCCCAGTTCTGGGACGACTTCTACGCCGAGAAGGACACGGTATGGAGCGGCAAGCCCAACGCCCTGCTCGTGCGGCAGGTGGCCGACCTCCCGCCCGGCACCGTCCTCGACCTCGGCTGCGGCGAAGGCGGCGACGCCATCTGGCTCGCGCAACGGGGATGGCGCGTCACGGCCGTGGACGTGTCGGACGTGGCGTTGCGGCGCGGTGCCGCGCACGCGAAGGACGCCGGGGTCGCCGACGCCATCGACTGGCAGCGGCACGATCTCGCCACGTCCCTGCCGGAGGGCACGTTCGACCTGGTTTCCGCGCAGTTCCTGCACTCGCCCGTCGCCGAGGAGGGCGAGCGGGAGACCGTGCTGCGGCGGGCGCTGTCCGCGGTCGCGCCGGGAGGGATCTTGCTCATCGGCAGCCACGCCGGATGGCCGTCGTGGGTGGAGTCGCCGCCGTTCGACCACCGGTTCCCGACCGTGCGCGAGGTCGTGGACGCGTTGGAGCTGCCTGACGGCTGGACCGTGGACGTCGCCGAGGTCGTCGAGACCGAACTGCCCGACCCCGAGGGCAGGCCCGGCCGGCGCCCCGACAGCGTGGTGCGGGTGCGCCGCGACGCGTGA
- a CDS encoding LysR substrate-binding domain-containing protein codes for MELQQLRYVLAVAETKSFTRAAERCLVVQSALSHQIARLERELGARLFDRTSRRVQLTAAGEAFLPAARQCLEAAERAVADVAAALGEVRGRLRLGVIPTVAAVDLPSVLREFRLRHPQVHVVLRVGSSRELVEQVKRGELDLAFLGLPATVEPRGVRVHEFVRDRHVAVVAPDHPLAGANEVALSTLASEVFVDFPLGSAGRAQSDLAFEAAGVDREVALEVGAVDIMVRLVQQRLGVAMLPSAFVPGLSGVATIPVSDAPQRVEYLVWSRSDPRPAAEAFLRLLDLPVRR; via the coding sequence GTGGAGTTGCAGCAGCTGCGTTACGTACTGGCCGTGGCCGAGACGAAGAGTTTCACCAGAGCCGCCGAGCGGTGTCTGGTCGTCCAGTCGGCGTTGAGTCACCAGATCGCGCGCCTGGAGCGGGAACTGGGTGCCCGGTTGTTCGACCGGACCAGTCGTCGAGTTCAGCTCACCGCCGCGGGCGAGGCGTTCCTGCCGGCGGCGAGGCAGTGCCTGGAAGCCGCCGAACGCGCGGTCGCCGACGTCGCCGCGGCGCTCGGCGAGGTGCGTGGGCGACTCAGACTGGGGGTGATCCCCACGGTCGCGGCCGTCGACCTGCCGTCGGTCCTGCGGGAGTTCCGCCTGCGCCATCCGCAGGTCCACGTCGTTCTGCGGGTGGGAAGCAGTCGCGAACTCGTCGAACAGGTGAAGCGCGGCGAGCTCGACCTCGCGTTCCTCGGGCTTCCGGCCACGGTCGAACCGCGGGGCGTCCGCGTACACGAGTTCGTTCGTGACCGGCACGTCGCGGTGGTGGCTCCCGACCACCCGCTGGCCGGAGCGAACGAGGTCGCACTGAGCACGCTCGCGTCGGAGGTCTTCGTCGACTTCCCGCTCGGATCGGCGGGGCGTGCGCAGTCCGATCTGGCCTTCGAGGCCGCGGGTGTCGACCGTGAGGTCGCGCTCGAGGTCGGTGCGGTCGACATCATGGTGCGGCTCGTGCAGCAGCGCCTCGGCGTGGCGATGCTGCCGTCGGCGTTCGTTCCCGGGCTGAGCGGTGTCGCGACGATTCCGGTGAGCGATGCCCCGCAGCGGGTCGAGTACCTGGTGTGGAGCCGCTCCGATCCCCGGCCCGCCGCCGAAGCGTTCCTGCGACTTCTCGACCTCCCCGTGCGCCGTTGA
- a CDS encoding EamA family transporter — MTTRSPSNAATAQAGRLLATALAPAVWGTTYVVTTELLPAGHPLFAALLRALPAGLLGIALTRALPRGVWRARVAVLGVLNIGLFFPLLFVAAERLPGGVAATLAATQPVVVVGLAVLLLRERPSAWRCTWAIAGVLGVALVVLRPASVAFDLVGVLAALGSAVSMAFGVILTKRWGRPDGVGPTAFASWLLTSGGLFLLPLTLLVEGTPPTVDGPAVLGYLWLGLIGGLLAYVLWFRGLATLPVTSVALLSPLSPTVAALLGVLVLGQTLGPVQLAGFALSLVAVTAGQWTPRPRAVPSRNPKERIDS; from the coding sequence ATGACGACCCGCTCACCGTCGAACGCGGCCACCGCTCAGGCCGGCCGCCTTCTGGCCACGGCGCTCGCGCCCGCGGTGTGGGGCACGACCTACGTCGTGACCACCGAACTGTTGCCCGCCGGTCATCCGCTCTTCGCCGCGCTCCTGCGCGCCCTGCCCGCCGGGCTCCTCGGGATCGCGCTGACCCGCGCCCTCCCGCGCGGCGTGTGGCGGGCGCGCGTGGCGGTGCTCGGCGTCCTGAACATCGGCCTGTTCTTCCCACTGCTCTTCGTCGCGGCCGAGCGGCTGCCCGGCGGCGTGGCCGCCACGCTGGCCGCGACCCAACCGGTCGTCGTCGTGGGCCTGGCCGTGCTGCTGCTGCGGGAACGCCCGTCCGCGTGGCGGTGCACGTGGGCGATCGCCGGTGTCCTCGGCGTGGCGTTGGTGGTGTTGCGCCCTGCCTCGGTGGCGTTCGACCTCGTCGGAGTGCTCGCGGCGCTGGGCAGCGCCGTCAGCATGGCGTTCGGCGTCATCCTCACCAAACGGTGGGGGCGGCCGGACGGCGTCGGACCCACCGCGTTCGCCTCGTGGCTGCTCACCTCCGGTGGTCTGTTCCTCCTCCCGCTCACCCTCCTCGTCGAAGGCACACCGCCGACCGTCGACGGCCCCGCCGTGCTCGGTTACCTGTGGTTGGGCCTGATCGGCGGACTTCTCGCCTACGTGCTGTGGTTCCGCGGACTCGCCACCCTGCCCGTCACCTCGGTCGCGCTGCTGAGCCCGCTCTCCCCGACCGTCGCCGCGCTGCTCGGCGTCCTGGTGCTCGGCCAGACGTTGGGACCGGTCCAGCTCGCGGGCTTCGCCCTCTCCCTCGTGGCCGTCACCGCCGGGCAGTGGACGCCACGCCCCCGCGCCGTCCCCAGCCGGAATCCGAAGGAAAGGATCGATTCGTGA
- a CDS encoding NAD(P)-dependent oxidoreductase: MKLLVIGATGMAGSRVVGEALARGHEVTAVSRNGGSMPPSVTAVRADVTDVGRMTSLFAAADTVVCAIRPRRGEEPSATTTALLDVAATTRTRVVVVGGTGPLRSPGRGDLLVVDDPRYVAPEWRAAAVTSVEQFRLCQAHPADCVYVSPAALLEPGVRTGHYRRGTDTLVVAPDGTSRISAEDLAAAVLDEIEQAGGRRHIAVGY; encoded by the coding sequence GTGAAACTGCTCGTCATCGGCGCCACCGGCATGGCCGGCTCGCGGGTGGTCGGCGAGGCGCTCGCCCGTGGCCACGAGGTCACCGCCGTCTCCCGCAACGGCGGCTCCATGCCGCCCTCGGTCACGGCCGTGCGCGCGGACGTCACCGACGTCGGCCGCATGACCTCGCTCTTCGCCGCCGCCGACACGGTCGTGTGCGCCATCAGGCCACGGCGAGGTGAGGAGCCGTCGGCGACGACGACGGCGCTGCTCGATGTCGCGGCCACGACTCGCACGCGCGTCGTCGTGGTGGGCGGAACGGGTCCCTTGCGCAGTCCGGGCCGCGGCGACCTGCTCGTCGTCGACGATCCGCGCTACGTCGCACCCGAGTGGCGCGCCGCGGCCGTCACGAGTGTCGAGCAGTTCCGGCTCTGCCAGGCCCATCCCGCCGACTGCGTCTACGTGAGCCCCGCGGCCCTGCTGGAGCCCGGTGTCCGTACCGGGCATTACCGCCGCGGCACGGACACCCTCGTCGTCGCCCCGGACGGGACGTCGCGGATCTCCGCGGAGGACCTGGCGGCGGCCGTACTCGACGAGATCGAGCAGGCGGGCGGCCGGCGGCACATCGCCGTCGGCTACTAG
- a CDS encoding MDR family MFS transporter, giving the protein MIENSPAEHSASDRGSGQARSGTLIAVLVASAFVMILNETILSVALRDLTVELGVATTTVQWLTSGFLLTMAVVIPTTGFLLERFTPRQIFLASLTLFSTGTLLCALAPGFGLLLVGRIVQACGTAVMVPLLMTSVLRLIPPERRGSMMGTITIVIAVAPAVGPTIGGALLSSMGWRWMFVLVLPLALIALAVGWKWFHLHSPTRAVPLDLVSVLLSAFGFGGLLYGLASIGSPAEAAVVPPWVAIAIGVLALAAFTLRQLALQRADRALLDLRPFTHRSFVVGVVLSGLLFICLLGVGSIMLPLYLQTVLGTSTFVSGLAVLPGGLILGLLGRPVGALYDRLGPRPLVVPGALAMATALWSFTALGPTSPLELVIAIHVVLMVGLSLMMTPLMTESLGVLPDHLHSHGSAILSTLQQVAGALGTAVFVTVAALGSAADAVSPDADGLHAAFVTAGCIAVVVVLTSLFVRRAASVGPGGQASAELEHDTAP; this is encoded by the coding sequence ATGATCGAGAATTCCCCCGCCGAACACTCCGCATCCGACCGCGGCTCCGGCCAAGCGCGCAGTGGCACGCTGATCGCGGTCCTCGTCGCGTCGGCGTTCGTCATGATCCTGAACGAGACGATCCTCAGCGTCGCGCTGCGGGATCTGACCGTGGAACTCGGGGTCGCGACCACCACGGTGCAGTGGTTGACCAGCGGATTCCTGCTGACCATGGCCGTCGTCATCCCGACCACCGGTTTCCTGCTGGAGCGGTTCACGCCACGGCAGATCTTCCTCGCGTCGCTGACCTTGTTCAGCACGGGCACGCTGCTGTGCGCCCTGGCACCCGGTTTCGGCCTCCTGCTCGTCGGCAGGATCGTGCAGGCGTGCGGCACCGCCGTGATGGTGCCCCTGCTGATGACCTCGGTGCTTCGCCTCATCCCGCCGGAACGGCGGGGCTCGATGATGGGCACGATCACGATCGTCATCGCCGTCGCGCCCGCCGTGGGTCCCACCATCGGCGGCGCCCTGCTGTCCTCGATGGGCTGGCGGTGGATGTTCGTCCTCGTCCTCCCGCTGGCGCTGATCGCGCTGGCCGTGGGCTGGAAGTGGTTCCACCTGCACAGTCCCACCCGCGCCGTTCCGCTCGACCTGGTGTCGGTGCTGCTGTCCGCGTTCGGGTTCGGCGGCCTGCTCTACGGCCTCGCCTCCATCGGGTCGCCGGCCGAGGCAGCCGTCGTCCCGCCGTGGGTGGCCATCGCGATCGGGGTGCTGGCACTGGCCGCGTTCACGCTGCGGCAGCTCGCCCTGCAACGCGCCGACCGTGCGCTGCTCGACCTGCGCCCCTTCACACACCGCAGCTTCGTGGTGGGCGTGGTGCTGTCCGGACTGCTCTTCATCTGCCTGCTGGGCGTCGGCTCGATCATGTTGCCGCTCTACCTGCAAACGGTGCTCGGCACGAGCACGTTCGTCAGTGGACTCGCGGTGCTGCCCGGCGGTCTGATCCTCGGCCTGCTCGGCCGCCCCGTGGGCGCCCTGTACGACCGGCTCGGGCCGCGGCCCCTGGTCGTCCCGGGCGCTCTGGCGATGGCGACGGCGCTGTGGTCGTTCACCGCGCTCGGGCCGACGTCGCCGCTGGAACTGGTGATCGCCATCCACGTCGTGCTCATGGTCGGGCTGTCGTTGATGATGACGCCGCTGATGACCGAGTCGCTGGGTGTGCTGCCCGACCACCTGCACTCCCACGGCAGCGCGATCCTGTCGACCCTGCAGCAGGTCGCGGGTGCGCTCGGCACGGCCGTCTTCGTCACCGTGGCCGCACTCGGCAGCGCCGCCGACGCCGTGAGCCCGGACGCCGACGGGCTCCACGCGGCGTTCGTCACCGCCGGCTGCATCGCGGTGGTCGTGGTGCTCACGTCGCTGTTCGTCCGTCGCGCAGCGTCGGTCGGACCCGGCGGTCAGGCGAGCGCGGAGCTGGAGCACGACACGGCGCCCTGA
- a CDS encoding DUF4232 domain-containing protein, whose product MERRLLLACLALVLAACTPEPGPPPPSPTSSEPPVEPTCPDSGVRASVGLEEAAMGLRVIGLELTNCGDAPYHLDGYPSLRVLGPEGEQLDVRVQHGAEGIATIESFEVAPEPLTLETGEVAGASIVWRNTDTSGGAQAVGHTVSIAPARGEPWQPVELDDRFPNGLHIDLGTTGTLGVSAWHR is encoded by the coding sequence GTGGAACGTCGCTTGCTGCTCGCTTGTCTGGCGCTCGTACTGGCCGCCTGCACCCCCGAGCCGGGACCGCCTCCGCCGTCGCCGACCTCGTCGGAGCCGCCTGTGGAGCCGACCTGCCCGGACAGCGGCGTGCGTGCCTCCGTGGGGCTGGAGGAGGCGGCGATGGGCCTGCGGGTGATCGGGCTCGAACTCACCAACTGCGGCGACGCGCCGTACCACCTCGACGGCTACCCGTCGCTACGGGTGCTGGGGCCCGAGGGCGAGCAGCTCGACGTCCGGGTCCAGCACGGTGCGGAGGGGATCGCGACGATCGAGAGCTTCGAGGTGGCGCCCGAACCGCTGACGTTGGAGACCGGCGAGGTGGCCGGGGCGAGCATCGTGTGGCGCAACACCGACACCAGCGGCGGCGCGCAGGCGGTCGGTCACACGGTGTCGATCGCACCCGCGCGGGGCGAGCCGTGGCAGCCCGTGGAGCTGGACGACCGGTTCCCGAACGGCCTGCACATCGACCTGGGCACCACGGGCACGCTCGGGGTGAGCGCGTGGCACCGGTGA